CTGGAGCGCCGCGGCGTGCCTGCCGGCGCCGTGCGCTCGGTGGGGGAGGCCCTGGCGCATCCCTCGGCGGCAGCCATGCTGCTGCCGGCGTCCGGGCCCGGCCCGGCTGGCTTGCGCACGGTGGCTTTTCGGGGTTCGGAGTGGTCGGCCGTGGCCGCGCTCAGCCCGCCGCCCGCACTGGCTGCGCCGCCGCCGGCCGAGCCCGGCTTGTAACTATGGCCCGGCGTAATTGCGTACCTCATCGGGACCTTGCGGGCACGGCCCGCCGCCGCTGCGTGTCTTCCTATTGTCTTTTCCTATCCTTCGCGCCGCCGTTTTCCGGGCGTAATTCCTTACACATGGCCAAGTCAACCACCAAACGGGGCACCGAGCCCGAACTGTTCGCCCCCGCCGAAACCGCCGCTGCGCCGGCGCCCGAGCAGCCAGCCCCGGCCAAAAAGAAAGCCAAAGCCGCCAAGGCCGCCAAGCCCGCCGCAGCCCCCGCGCGCGTGCCGTCCGAAGCCGGGCACAGCGGCGCCACGGCCACCAACAACCAGCCCACCGCCGAAGCCGGCTCGCCCACCGAGGCGCCCGCCGACCGCCTCGACCAGATTTTTGAGGGCCTCAAGCAAAAGTCCGTGGCCAAGCAGGCCATTTACCGCAACACCCAGGCGGCGTTCGATTGCCTGCGGCTGGTGTCGCAGGAGCTGGTTGTGGAGCTCAGTCGCAAGCTCACGCCGCTCGATTCGAGCGTAATTATTGAGTACCGCTCCATCAACGACATGGAGTTTCACATCAAGTTTTCAGGCGATTTGCTGGTGTTCGTGATGCACTCCAACGTTGTGACCTTCCCCGACGACTACGGACCCATGCCCAGCGCCTACGTCAACGCCGATTTTCGGCGGCGCTTCTTCGGCCACATCATGGCCTACAATTTCATGGCCGACAGCATCAAATACCAACGCCTGAATGACCCCGGCTACCTGGTGGGTCGCTTGCTGGTCAACATCGAGAATCACTACTACCTCGAAGGCGTGCAGCAGCTGGAATTGCCCGATAATGATATGTCAGACAACGTCATCGCGCCCGAAGCCATGCGCCTCTTCGTGGAAAGCGCCATGATTGCGGCCGTCAACAACGACCTTATTGCCCCGCTGCTGCCCGAAATTCAGAAAATCAGCGTGAAGCAGAAAGTGGAAAACCAGCAGGTGAGCCGCGGCAGCAAGGTCGGCTTCAGCTTCTCGCACCAGCAGCCCTTTGAGGTTTAACGTTTAACCCCGCCGGTCATTGCGACCGCAGCGAAGCAACGACTGGCGAGTTACTTCCCGTAGCCTACTTTCTGTCGCACTTTGGCCAGCACGCCTGCGCCGTATTCCTGGGCGCGCTTCGCGCCGATGGCCAGCGCTGCGTCGAGCTCGGGCAGGTTGTTCATGTAGAAGTCGAACCGCTCGCGCTCCACGGCAAAACGGCGTAAAATTAGCTCGTACAGCTCCTTTTTGGCATGGCCGTAGCCGTAGCCGCCGGCCAGGTAGTTGGCGCGCATCGTCTCAATCTCGGTCGGCGTGGCCAGCAGCGCATACAGCTTGAATGTCACGTCCGTGTCGGGGTTTTTGGGCGCTTCGAGCGGGGTGCTGTCCGAAATAATGGTTTTGATGGCCTTCAGCAGGTCTTTTTCGGGCAAGAAGATGTCGATGATGTTGCCGTAGCTCTTGCTCATCTTGGCCCCGTCGGTGCCGGGGATGGTCATGAGCTGCTCGTCGACGCGGGCCTGGGGCAGCACCAGCGTCTCGCCGTAGCGGTTGTTGAAGGCGCTAGCAATGTCACGGGCAATTTCCAGGTGCTGAATCTGGTCTTTGCCCACGGGCACCACCTCGGCGTCGTAGAGCAGAATGTCGGCTGCCATCAGCACCGGGTAGGTGAAGAGGCCGGCGTTTACGTCCGAGAGCTTGTCGCTCTTATCCTTGAAGCTGTGCGCATTGGCCAGCATGGGGTAGGGCGTGAAGCAGCTCAGGTACCAGGTCAGCTCCGTCACCTGCGGCACGTCGGACTGCCGGTAGAACAGGTTTTTTTCGGTGTCGAAGCCGCAGGCCAGCCACGCGGCGGCCACGGCGTAGGTGTTGGCGCGCAGCAGCTCGGGGTCGCGCACGGTGGTGAGCGAGTGTAGGTCGGCGATGAAGTAGAGCGAGTCGTTGGCCGGGTTTTTCGACAGCTCGATGGCGGGCAGGATGGCGCCTAGCAGGTTGCCCAAGTGGGGGCGGCCCGTGCTTTGGATGCCGGTAAGGATGCGGGACATTACGTTGGAACGATGAGCTAATGGCAGGAGCCGCTAGCTGATGAATGAGAAGATGAGCGCGAGCGTGCGCGGCCGGCAAATGGCCGTGAGCGGGCAAAATTACACGCTTACGTTCTCAACGGCTTCTTCCTGCAGCTCGGCCGTTTCTTCCGGGCCCAGGTAGCGGTCAATCAGGAAATGGGCCAGGTAGAGCACCGGGGTGAGCAGAATGGCCGCCGCGAATTTGTACCAGTAGTTGGTGTTGGCCACCGAAATCACTTGGTTGAAGCTCCAGTTGCCGAACAGGTAAAACGCCACGTAGAGCACCACAAACGAATCGACGAGCTGCGACACCAGCGTGGAGCCCGTGGCCCGCAGCCACACGAAGCGCCCGCCCGTAGCCTTGCGGATGGCCGCGAAAATGGTGGCATCGAGCACCTGCCCCACCGCAAACGCCACAATGGAGCCGGTGATGATGCCCAGCCCCTGCCGGAAAATGCTCTGGTAGGCAAAGTCGATGTTGAACGGCCGGCCCAGGTTGTCGGTTTTGTTCACGTCGAGCCAGAAGGCGGCCGGCGGTAGCTTGGTGGTGAGGTAGATAACGCCGAAGGCAAACAGGATGAGGGCCATGGTGAGGTAGCTCACCCGCAGCACCCCGGCCTTGCCAAAATACTCGTTGATGATGTCGGTGGTTACGAACACCACCGGCCAGATGAGCACGCCCGCCGTGAGGTTGTCGTCGCGGCCCATCAGCGGCAGCAGCGAGAATATCTTCACCCCAATGATTTCGGCCAGCAGCGCATTCACGATGAAAATGCCGCTCAGCACGAGGTACAACTGCTGCTTTTTGTGCGCGAAGGGAGTCATAGCTTTTTGGTTGGCAATTGTCATCCTGAGCTTGCGAAGGACCTTATCACGGCTGAACGGTTCGCAGTAGCCAATTCCAACGTGGAAAGGTCCTTCGCAAGCTCAGGATGACAAACGGCATTAAATACTCACCAGCAGCCCTTCGGTGGCCAGCTCGGCGGTGGGAAATACGGCCCGGGCCTCGTGCAGCAGCGGCTCGAGCGCCTTGTAGCGGCTGGAGAAGTGCCCCAGCAGCAGGCGCTTGGCCTGCGCGTCGAGGGCCAGTTGGGCGGCCTGGCGGGCGGTGCTGTGGTGGGTTTGGGCGGCGCGCTCGCGCAGGTCTTCCAGAAACGTGGCCTCGTGGTAGAG
This DNA window, taken from Hymenobacter sp. 5317J-9, encodes the following:
- the trpS gene encoding tryptophan--tRNA ligase, which encodes MSRILTGIQSTGRPHLGNLLGAILPAIELSKNPANDSLYFIADLHSLTTVRDPELLRANTYAVAAAWLACGFDTEKNLFYRQSDVPQVTELTWYLSCFTPYPMLANAHSFKDKSDKLSDVNAGLFTYPVLMAADILLYDAEVVPVGKDQIQHLEIARDIASAFNNRYGETLVLPQARVDEQLMTIPGTDGAKMSKSYGNIIDIFLPEKDLLKAIKTIISDSTPLEAPKNPDTDVTFKLYALLATPTEIETMRANYLAGGYGYGHAKKELYELILRRFAVERERFDFYMNNLPELDAALAIGAKRAQEYGAGVLAKVRQKVGYGK
- a CDS encoding queuosine precursor transporter, whose product is MTPFAHKKQQLYLVLSGIFIVNALLAEIIGVKIFSLLPLMGRDDNLTAGVLIWPVVFVTTDIINEYFGKAGVLRVSYLTMALILFAFGVIYLTTKLPPAAFWLDVNKTDNLGRPFNIDFAYQSIFRQGLGIITGSIVAFAVGQVLDATIFAAIRKATGGRFVWLRATGSTLVSQLVDSFVVLYVAFYLFGNWSFNQVISVANTNYWYKFAAAILLTPVLYLAHFLIDRYLGPEETAELQEEAVENVSV